Proteins from one Deltaproteobacteria bacterium genomic window:
- the rdgB gene encoding RdgB/HAM1 family non-canonical purine NTP pyrophosphatase — protein sequence MKAGRRVVLASNNAGKLAELRRILAPLGFDLVSPRDLGFDIAPVEDGGDFDANALIKARYWIYATGLPAIADDSGLCVNALGGAPGVDSAIFAGPNATDAENNALLLERLRDIPETARDAHYHCTAACVAPDGRTLIAHGRADGLVLSAPHGDGGFGYDPVMLEPASGKTFAELDGGEKDAVSHRGKAFRALARQLAEFLTGESTA from the coding sequence GTGAAGGCCGGGCGGCGCGTCGTGCTCGCGTCGAACAACGCGGGCAAGCTGGCCGAGCTGCGCCGCATCCTCGCGCCGCTCGGGTTCGATCTCGTTTCGCCGCGCGATCTGGGTTTCGACATCGCGCCGGTCGAGGACGGCGGCGACTTCGACGCCAACGCCCTCATCAAGGCCCGGTACTGGATATACGCCACGGGCCTGCCGGCGATCGCCGACGACTCCGGGCTGTGCGTGAACGCGCTGGGCGGCGCGCCGGGCGTCGATTCGGCCATCTTCGCGGGGCCGAATGCGACCGACGCCGAGAACAACGCGCTGCTGCTCGAACGCCTGCGCGACATCCCCGAAACCGCGCGCGATGCGCATTACCACTGCACGGCAGCGTGCGTCGCCCCGGATGGTCGGACGCTGATCGCGCATGGGCGAGCCGATGGGCTCGTGCTCTCCGCTCCCCACGGCGATGGAGGATTCGGCTACGACCCGGTGATGCTGGAACCGGCGTCTGGTAAAACCTTTGCCGAACTCGACGGCGGCGAAAAGGACGCCGTGAGCCACCGCGGAAAAGCGTTTCGCGCGCTCGCCAGGCAGCTTGCCGAGTTCCTCACGGGCGAATCGACTGCGTGA
- the rph gene encoding ribonuclease PH, which produces MKRHDGRRPDALRPTAFARGVNPYAEGSCLVTMGQTKVLVTATVEESIPRWLQGKGKGWVTAEYAMLPRANRDRTQRERAKVSGRTHEIQRLVGRALRAVTDLEKLGERQIVIDCDVLHADGGTRCASINGAYVALRDAIAWCREHGKISANPLVDSVAAVSCGLVGGRALLDLDYEEDSGADVDANFVMTGSGRLVEVQMTGEEATFAEDDIAALLALARTGVRKIARLQKAAPRSDKT; this is translated from the coding sequence ATGAAACGACATGACGGACGCCGTCCCGACGCGCTGCGTCCCACCGCGTTCGCGCGCGGCGTGAACCCGTACGCCGAGGGCTCTTGCCTCGTCACGATGGGGCAAACGAAAGTGCTCGTCACGGCCACGGTCGAGGAGTCGATCCCCCGCTGGCTTCAGGGCAAGGGCAAGGGTTGGGTGACGGCGGAGTACGCCATGCTGCCGCGCGCCAACCGTGACCGCACGCAGCGCGAGCGCGCGAAGGTCTCCGGGCGCACGCACGAGATCCAGCGCCTCGTGGGTCGCGCCCTGCGCGCGGTGACCGATCTCGAAAAACTCGGCGAGCGCCAGATCGTGATCGACTGCGACGTGCTGCACGCCGACGGCGGCACGCGGTGCGCGTCGATCAACGGCGCGTACGTGGCGCTGCGTGACGCGATCGCGTGGTGTCGCGAGCATGGCAAGATCTCCGCGAATCCGCTCGTCGATTCGGTCGCGGCGGTGTCGTGCGGGCTCGTCGGGGGCCGCGCGCTGCTCGATCTCGACTATGAGGAAGACAGCGGCGCGGACGTGGACGCGAACTTCGTGATGACCGGCTCGGGCCGCCTCGTCGAGGTGCAGATGACGGGCGAAGAGGCGACCTTCGCCGAGGACGACATCGCCGCACTGCTCGCCCTCGCCCGCACCGGCGTGCGCAAGATCGCGCGTCTGCAAAAGGCCGCGCCCCGGAGCGACAAAACGTGA